A section of the Serratia liquefaciens ATCC 27592 genome encodes:
- the ppiC gene encoding peptidylprolyl isomerase PpiC, with protein MAKTACALHILVDNEKLAEELLAKLKRGVSFDTLARKYSTCPSKRNGGSLGEFNKGTMVAAFDKAVFSIPLLKPYGPVKTQFGYHIIKVLYRN; from the coding sequence ATGGCAAAGACGGCGTGCGCCCTGCACATTCTGGTAGATAACGAAAAACTGGCTGAAGAACTGCTGGCCAAGCTTAAACGCGGCGTCAGTTTTGACACGCTGGCGCGCAAATACTCAACTTGCCCGTCAAAGCGCAACGGCGGCTCGCTGGGCGAATTCAACAAGGGCACCATGGTGGCGGCCTTCGATAAAGCGGTGTTCAGCATTCCGCTGCTGAAGCCCTACGGCCCGGTGAAAACCCAGTTTGGCTACCACATCATCAAGGTGCTGTACCGCAACTGA